A genome region from Paradevosia shaoguanensis includes the following:
- the radC gene encoding RadC family protein encodes MQGINLTSDRIADSDILAFALEPISGAEAAATATLLLKRFGSLSEVLAANSYQVLTLPGLDARIADHLASIRLLAERYASSRFTPTGSILSCWGELLDYLHVTMAFERVEQFRILFLDKKNRLLADEVQQRGTIDHTPVYPREVVRRALDLGATAIILVHNHPSGDPAPSAADVQITQTLSEACRHLNIRVHDHVVIAKAGHTSFRDMKLL; translated from the coding sequence ATGCAGGGGATCAACCTCACGAGTGATCGAATTGCGGACTCGGACATCCTGGCCTTCGCGCTAGAGCCGATCAGCGGCGCCGAAGCGGCAGCGACAGCCACGTTGTTGCTGAAGCGATTTGGCTCGCTATCAGAAGTGCTGGCCGCGAATTCCTACCAGGTGCTCACCCTCCCCGGTCTCGACGCGCGCATCGCAGACCATTTGGCCAGCATTCGGTTGCTTGCGGAGCGATACGCTAGTTCCCGCTTTACGCCCACTGGTTCGATACTGAGCTGCTGGGGTGAGCTGCTGGACTACCTGCATGTCACGATGGCGTTTGAACGCGTCGAGCAGTTCCGCATCCTCTTCCTCGATAAGAAAAACCGCTTACTCGCCGACGAGGTGCAGCAACGTGGCACGATCGACCACACCCCCGTCTATCCAAGAGAGGTAGTCCGGCGCGCGCTGGACCTGGGCGCAACCGCCATCATTCTGGTCCACAACCACCCATCGGGCGACCCCGCGCCCTCGGCGGCCGACGTTCAGATCACCCAGACGCTGAGCGAAGCATGCCGGCACCTGAACATCAGGGTGCACGATCACGTCGTCATCGCCAAGGCAGGCCACACCTCGTTCCGGGACATGAAGCTGCTCTAG
- a CDS encoding response regulator transcription factor — MKRGNTRWIRNSDRLIHILDSDVRTCETLTTLLRFEGFKTQCSHTADALWLSNSRPPDVALVNFNLEDGHGLDVLKAIAEQRIGTSVIMFAHSPPIDSIVRAVRMGAADVIVAPYDVDRMVRSIMQCVGSGPHFGLDIAPLPTFFNLTNREREVLDLIAAGQTNKEAGRRLGISPKTVEVHRSRVMEKLGAKNTADLMRIFLVR, encoded by the coding sequence ATGAAGAGAGGCAACACACGATGGATCAGGAACTCTGATCGACTGATCCACATCCTAGATAGCGACGTCAGAACCTGCGAGACCCTGACGACTTTATTGCGTTTCGAAGGCTTCAAGACGCAATGCTCTCACACCGCAGATGCGCTTTGGCTATCAAACTCGCGACCACCCGATGTCGCCTTGGTGAATTTCAACCTGGAAGACGGGCACGGTTTGGACGTGCTCAAGGCTATCGCAGAACAACGCATCGGCACTTCAGTCATAATGTTCGCGCACAGCCCACCCATCGACTCCATAGTGCGGGCTGTCCGTATGGGGGCGGCCGATGTCATCGTGGCACCCTATGACGTTGACCGTATGGTCCGAAGCATCATGCAGTGCGTTGGGTCCGGACCACACTTTGGCTTGGACATCGCCCCTCTGCCGACCTTCTTCAACCTGACCAACCGAGAGCGGGAAGTACTCGATTTGATCGCGGCAGGTCAGACCAACAAAGAGGCAGGGCGCCGTCTTGGTATCTCCCCCAAGACCGTTGAGGTGCATCGCTCAAGGGTCATGGAGAAGTTAGGAGCAAAAAACACTGCCGATTTGATGCGTATCTTCTTGGTTCGATAA